A DNA window from Corynebacterium ciconiae DSM 44920 contains the following coding sequences:
- the secE gene encoding preprotein translocase subunit SecE → MADDLTSSARPTGKRQLTGVSTTSSESYSSKRAVATQDADDRPGGGPTRFVPEVVEEMKKVIWPTSKQMVNYTLIVFGFLIVMTLLVWGIDILASRGVDLVLNP, encoded by the coding sequence GTGGCAGACGATCTCACATCGAGCGCGCGGCCCACGGGCAAGCGTCAGCTCACCGGCGTAAGCACTACCTCGAGCGAGTCTTACTCCTCCAAGCGGGCAGTGGCCACCCAGGATGCGGACGACCGCCCTGGTGGAGGCCCCACACGCTTCGTTCCTGAAGTAGTGGAGGAAATGAAGAAGGTCATTTGGCCGACCTCCAAGCAGATGGTGAACTACACGCTCATCGTCTTCGGATTCCTCATCGTGATGACACTGCTCGTTTGGGGCATCGACATTCTGGCCTCTCGGGGAGTTGACCTAGTTCTTAACCCTTAA
- the rplK gene encoding 50S ribosomal protein L11, whose product MAKKKKKVSGLIKLQIEAGAANPAPPVGPALGAHGVNIMEFCKAYNAATEAQRGNIVPVEITVYEDRSFDFVLKTPPAAKLLLKAAGLKKGSGVPHTDKVGSVTWDQCKEIATTKKPDLNANDIEAAAKIIAGTARSMGIEVK is encoded by the coding sequence ATGGCTAAGAAGAAGAAAAAGGTCTCTGGCCTCATCAAGCTGCAGATCGAGGCTGGCGCCGCTAACCCGGCTCCCCCGGTCGGCCCGGCCCTCGGTGCCCATGGTGTCAACATCATGGAGTTCTGCAAGGCCTACAACGCTGCTACCGAGGCCCAGCGCGGCAACATCGTGCCGGTGGAGATCACCGTCTACGAGGATCGCTCCTTCGACTTCGTGCTGAAGACCCCGCCGGCAGCCAAGCTGCTGCTGAAGGCCGCTGGCCTGAAGAAGGGCTCCGGCGTTCCCCACACTGACAAGGTTGGCTCTGTCACCTGGGATCAGTGCAAGGAGATCGCCACCACCAAGAAGCCGGACCTCAACGCCAACGACATCGAGGCTGCTGCCAAGATCATCGCCGGCACCGCCCGCTCCATGGGCATCGAGGTCAAGTAA
- a CDS encoding DUF2254 domain-containing protein: MKRFLYALKNLATSKLWSGAAVTGIVAAIVAIVLTEVTVPGEYVLAQYLWPGDTDAAADMLSFVASSTMTVLTTTISMTLIVLQVASGNFSHQLLRDYIESPAVRGIIAVYVGNFVYAVLVLRSLDKEAESPPQLAVTVAVIGVLIALGTFIWYVSRVVDMVRVDTIIRQSATRTLAHAQTTSTDDTPAVEYERPTPAHHAATLRAENFGYVQRIDHDTVADWAAAHDATVVIDVQPGDRIIAGQPVAHWWCDTQHATHAIQMPDPIFLSLERVSGSDFALGLRQLLDIGVRALSPGVNDPTTARHAIGQATSVLRTLVAHPPRPVVRDDAHGRRVLWAAERSQAALIAEWVSEMRRYGAQEPGVLVDLLDLLHIVGAESQDAAVRAVVRKEIEAIVRAAERSIEEPMDRQRVLEAAGIGS, translated from the coding sequence GTGAAGCGTTTTCTCTATGCGTTGAAAAACCTCGCCACCTCGAAACTGTGGTCGGGGGCGGCGGTCACCGGCATCGTGGCGGCCATCGTGGCCATCGTGCTCACCGAGGTGACTGTGCCAGGCGAATATGTGCTCGCACAATACCTGTGGCCCGGCGACACCGACGCGGCAGCCGACATGCTCAGCTTCGTGGCCTCCTCCACCATGACGGTACTGACTACCACGATCTCCATGACCCTCATTGTGCTGCAGGTGGCCTCGGGGAATTTCTCGCACCAATTGCTCCGCGACTACATCGAATCCCCCGCAGTACGCGGCATCATCGCCGTGTATGTGGGCAATTTCGTGTATGCCGTGCTGGTATTGCGCTCTCTGGATAAAGAGGCGGAATCCCCGCCCCAACTGGCTGTGACCGTCGCCGTGATCGGTGTGCTCATCGCGCTCGGCACCTTCATCTGGTACGTCTCGCGCGTCGTGGACATGGTGCGAGTGGACACCATCATCCGTCAATCGGCTACACGCACCCTCGCCCATGCGCAGACCACGAGCACCGACGACACCCCTGCCGTGGAATACGAGCGGCCCACGCCCGCACACCACGCGGCCACGTTGCGGGCAGAAAATTTTGGCTATGTGCAGCGCATCGATCACGACACGGTCGCGGACTGGGCCGCTGCGCATGACGCCACCGTGGTCATTGACGTCCAACCCGGCGATCGCATCATCGCCGGCCAGCCAGTCGCGCACTGGTGGTGCGACACTCAGCACGCCACCCACGCCATTCAGATGCCCGATCCGATCTTTCTCTCCCTCGAGCGGGTCTCTGGCAGCGACTTTGCCCTCGGGCTGCGCCAGCTCCTCGATATCGGTGTGCGGGCGCTGTCGCCCGGGGTGAACGATCCCACCACTGCCCGCCACGCCATCGGCCAAGCCACCAGCGTGTTGCGCACCCTCGTTGCCCATCCACCCCGCCCCGTGGTGCGGGACGACGCCCACGGCCGCCGCGTGCTGTGGGCCGCAGAACGCAGCCAGGCCGCACTAATTGCCGAATGGGTGTCGGAGATGCGCCGCTACGGTGCCCAAGAACCGGGCGTGCTGGTGGACCTGCTGGACCTGCTGCACATCGTGGGCGCAGAATCGCAGGATGCTGCCGTACGGGCGGTGGTGCGCAAAGAGATCGAGGCGATCGTCCGCGCCGCGGAGCGCAGCATCGAAGAACCCATGGACCGACAGCGGGTACTGGAGGCTGCAGGCATCGGCAGCTAG
- a CDS encoding LppP/LprE family lipoprotein: MSISMRQRPARAGLAVAASVLLLGVAGCSSDDGDSAASLSSEASSAASSVTSSEESTTTEAAGGDGECAVNPNAEAVHRAVGQINQEEGSWSFKGDSNWNPCTDLTYARVDEADKPMDNAKSVLLLFHAGEYVGRDEGSPHTIQDLTPDLDGYGIDVTYKDGDESDNVLLYWNEQDNAVAYQRPEEN, from the coding sequence ATGAGTATTTCTATGCGTCAGCGCCCTGCCCGTGCCGGCCTCGCAGTGGCAGCCTCCGTACTGCTGCTCGGAGTGGCTGGCTGTTCCTCCGATGACGGCGATAGCGCGGCATCGCTTAGCAGCGAGGCTTCCAGCGCCGCCTCCTCGGTGACCAGCTCTGAGGAGTCCACCACCACTGAGGCCGCCGGTGGCGACGGCGAATGCGCCGTGAACCCGAATGCGGAGGCCGTGCACCGCGCGGTGGGGCAGATCAACCAGGAGGAAGGTTCCTGGTCCTTTAAGGGCGATTCCAACTGGAACCCCTGCACCGATCTCACCTACGCCCGCGTGGATGAAGCCGATAAGCCTATGGATAACGCCAAGTCCGTGCTGCTGCTCTTCCACGCCGGCGAATATGTGGGACGCGATGAAGGTAGCCCGCACACCATCCAAGACCTCACGCCTGATCTGGATGGATATGGCATCGACGTCACCTACAAGGATGGCGATGAGAGCGATAATGTCCTGCTCTACTGGAACGAACAGGACAACGCAGTAGCCTATCAGCGCCCTGAAGAAAACTAA
- a CDS encoding demethylmenaquinone methyltransferase produces MVKANLDKQPKDVARMFDDVGKNYDITNTVLSFGQDRHWRSRTRERLNLQPGEKVLDLAAGTAVSTVELSKSGAWVVACDFSQGMLKAGHRRAVPKVVGDGMRLPFRDNTFDAVTISFGLRNIHDYRAGLKEMARVTKPGGRLTVAEFSTPTVPIFATVYKEYLMRALPAVARAVSSNPEAYEYLAESIRAWPNQEELAAAIMSSGWSECGWQNLTFGITALHSAIKPAHSD; encoded by the coding sequence GTGGTAAAGGCAAATCTGGACAAGCAGCCCAAAGACGTCGCGCGCATGTTTGATGACGTAGGTAAAAACTACGACATCACCAACACCGTGCTCTCCTTCGGCCAAGACCGGCACTGGCGTAGCCGCACCCGTGAGCGGTTAAACCTCCAGCCTGGGGAAAAGGTGCTGGATCTCGCGGCGGGAACCGCCGTGTCCACCGTGGAGCTGAGCAAGTCCGGCGCATGGGTGGTGGCCTGCGACTTCTCCCAGGGAATGCTCAAGGCCGGCCATCGACGCGCGGTGCCCAAGGTCGTGGGCGATGGCATGCGTCTGCCTTTCCGCGATAACACCTTTGATGCCGTCACTATCAGCTTCGGCCTGCGCAATATCCACGACTATCGCGCTGGGCTGAAGGAAATGGCGCGCGTGACCAAACCGGGCGGCCGGCTCACCGTGGCCGAGTTTTCCACCCCCACCGTGCCGATCTTTGCCACCGTGTACAAGGAATATCTCATGCGGGCACTGCCCGCTGTGGCGCGCGCCGTCTCCTCTAATCCGGAGGCCTATGAGTATCTGGCGGAATCGATCCGCGCCTGGCCCAACCAGGAAGAGCTAGCCGCCGCCATCATGAGCTCCGGCTGGAGCGAGTGCGGCTGGCAGAACCTCACCTTCGGCATCACTGCCCTGCATTCAGCCATCAAGCCCGCACACAGCGACTAG
- a CDS encoding polyprenyl synthetase family protein has protein sequence MSNGTAVGSQDNEHWVQVTASQGSIPRLDLGDPELSAWVAEKMDEIEELLRGEVASGAEFVSDKVSHLFEAGGKRFRPMFALLASQYGPEPGSLNVQRAGAIVEMTHLATLYHDDVMDEAEKRRGAESANHRWNNSVAILAGDILLAYTSRMMSQLGIETVRHFAITFEQLVTGQMRETVGPRGGDPVEHYLNVIREKTGVLIAAAGYLGALHSGAEKHHIAALERYGEAVGMVFQIVDDIIDIFSDSSQSGKTPGTDLREGVFTLPVLYALREEGEVGDELRARVTGPVAEEDVPEIIALLERSGGRQRAKEDIDRYLAEAESALAELPQNTVTEALRTLAQLTAGRVG, from the coding sequence ATGAGTAACGGTACAGCCGTCGGCTCGCAAGACAACGAGCACTGGGTGCAAGTCACCGCATCCCAAGGCTCGATTCCCCGTCTTGACTTGGGAGACCCAGAGCTGAGCGCCTGGGTGGCAGAGAAGATGGACGAGATCGAGGAGCTCCTGCGCGGCGAAGTCGCCAGCGGCGCCGAGTTCGTCTCGGACAAGGTCTCGCACCTCTTTGAGGCCGGGGGCAAGCGATTCCGCCCCATGTTCGCCCTCCTTGCCTCCCAGTACGGCCCAGAACCTGGCAGCCTCAACGTGCAGCGCGCCGGGGCCATCGTGGAGATGACCCACTTGGCCACGCTGTATCACGATGACGTGATGGACGAGGCAGAGAAGCGTCGTGGCGCCGAATCCGCCAACCATCGCTGGAACAACTCCGTGGCGATCCTTGCCGGGGATATCCTGCTGGCCTATACCTCGCGAATGATGAGCCAGCTCGGCATCGAAACCGTGCGGCACTTCGCCATCACCTTCGAACAGCTGGTGACCGGCCAGATGCGCGAAACGGTGGGCCCGCGCGGCGGTGACCCCGTGGAGCACTACCTCAACGTGATCCGTGAGAAGACCGGTGTGCTCATCGCCGCCGCCGGCTATCTCGGGGCCTTGCACTCGGGGGCGGAGAAACACCACATCGCGGCTCTCGAGCGCTACGGCGAGGCTGTGGGCATGGTGTTTCAGATCGTGGATGACATCATCGACATCTTCTCCGACTCCAGCCAGTCCGGAAAAACCCCAGGCACCGACCTGCGCGAGGGAGTATTCACGCTGCCGGTGCTCTACGCCCTGCGCGAAGAGGGCGAAGTGGGAGATGAGCTCCGCGCCCGCGTCACCGGCCCTGTGGCTGAGGAGGACGTGCCGGAGATCATCGCCCTGCTCGAGCGCTCCGGCGGCCGCCAGCGTGCCAAGGAAGACATCGACCGCTACCTCGCCGAGGCGGAGAGCGCCTTGGCTGAGCTGCCGCAGAACACCGTCACCGAGGCGCTGCGCACCCTTGCTCAGCTCACCGCCGGGCGAGTGGGCTAA
- the nusG gene encoding transcription termination/antitermination protein NusG has protein sequence MSENIENTTGAAPEAEDTATENVGAAAEGAATSFETAAQAATAAQAAEERLENQAEESAEERAAAEKEGVEDALNADVAVADQAAAESDNSLAEYKARLRKFIRELKKKPGQWYIIQCYSGYENKVKTNLDMRAQTLEVEDSIYEVVVPIEEVVEIRDGQRKRVKRKLLPGYVLVRMDIDDRSWSVVRETPGVTSFVGNEGHATPVKHRDVAKFLLPQESTPVEGEQGEQPAASKDGEQVVAQPSKKQAPVEVDYQVGEAVTILTGALATVSATISEIDAENGKLQALVSIFGRETPVELTFDQVEKVN, from the coding sequence ATGAGCGAGAACATCGAGAACACCACCGGTGCCGCCCCGGAGGCTGAAGACACCGCCACCGAGAACGTGGGCGCCGCCGCGGAGGGTGCCGCTACCTCTTTCGAGACCGCCGCCCAGGCCGCAACCGCCGCCCAGGCCGCCGAGGAGCGCCTCGAGAACCAGGCTGAGGAGAGCGCCGAGGAGCGGGCCGCCGCCGAAAAGGAGGGCGTGGAGGATGCGCTCAACGCCGATGTGGCCGTGGCCGACCAAGCCGCCGCTGAAAGCGATAATTCCCTGGCTGAGTACAAGGCTCGGCTGCGCAAGTTCATCCGCGAGCTGAAGAAGAAGCCGGGCCAGTGGTACATCATTCAGTGCTACTCCGGCTACGAGAACAAGGTGAAGACCAACCTGGACATGCGCGCCCAGACTCTCGAGGTGGAGGACTCTATCTACGAGGTCGTCGTCCCCATCGAAGAGGTCGTGGAGATCCGCGATGGTCAGCGCAAGCGCGTCAAGCGCAAGCTGCTGCCGGGCTATGTGCTGGTGCGTATGGACATTGATGATCGCTCGTGGTCCGTGGTCCGTGAAACCCCGGGTGTTACCAGCTTCGTGGGTAATGAGGGGCACGCCACCCCGGTGAAGCACCGTGACGTGGCCAAGTTCCTGCTGCCGCAGGAGTCCACCCCGGTGGAGGGCGAGCAGGGCGAGCAGCCGGCCGCCTCCAAGGATGGCGAGCAGGTTGTGGCGCAGCCCAGCAAGAAGCAGGCCCCCGTGGAGGTGGACTACCAGGTGGGCGAGGCTGTCACCATCCTCACCGGTGCGCTGGCTACCGTCTCCGCCACGATCTCCGAGATCGACGCCGAAAACGGCAAGCTGCAGGCCCTGGTGTCTATCTTCGGCCGTGAAACCCCGGTGGAGCTCACCTTCGATCAGGTGGAAAAGGTCAACTAA
- a CDS encoding geranylgeranyl reductase family protein: MAHPDVAVDVLIVGAGPAGSAAAYHAAHAGQSVLLIDAASFPRDKTCGDGLTPRAIKELHSLHLAHQVTSRYRNQGLFLHGYGGDVQAPWPESTFGRLGSAMKRRDFDTLLFRHAQQQDGVDTWENAEALSPQLYAGRIEQVEVRHGGEIRMVRPRMVLVADGVRSSFGRKLGRQWHREQVYGIAARAYCTTARGDDPWMHSHVELRDEQGHLQPGYGWIFPLGSDEVNIGCGALSTAARPAQINTKKLLLSYAAQQREHWQLEPSREIASALLPMGGAISSVAGANWMLLGDAAALVNPLNGEGIDYGMESARLAVELMGHTSRVREAWPRLLREHYGESFRLARRLARVLTYPQFLPAAGPVAMRGIGGRVLMPAAARLMGNLITDSDRDLVARVWHGAQRSLGWVDDTPLWD; the protein is encoded by the coding sequence GTGGCTCATCCTGATGTTGCTGTAGACGTTCTGATCGTGGGCGCGGGCCCCGCTGGCTCCGCCGCCGCCTATCATGCCGCCCACGCGGGGCAATCGGTGTTGCTTATCGACGCCGCCTCGTTCCCCCGCGATAAGACCTGCGGCGATGGCCTCACCCCACGCGCCATCAAGGAGCTGCATTCTCTCCACCTCGCGCATCAGGTGACTTCTCGCTACCGCAACCAAGGCCTGTTCCTGCACGGCTACGGCGGCGATGTGCAGGCCCCGTGGCCCGAGAGCACATTCGGCCGCCTCGGCTCGGCGATGAAGCGCCGCGACTTCGACACTCTGCTATTCCGCCATGCGCAGCAGCAGGATGGGGTCGACACCTGGGAGAATGCCGAGGCTTTAAGCCCGCAGCTCTATGCGGGCCGGATCGAGCAGGTGGAGGTACGCCACGGCGGCGAAATCCGTATGGTGCGCCCGCGCATGGTGTTGGTGGCCGATGGGGTGCGGTCCTCCTTCGGCCGGAAACTGGGCCGGCAGTGGCATCGCGAGCAGGTCTACGGCATTGCTGCCCGCGCCTATTGCACCACTGCCCGCGGGGATGATCCGTGGATGCACTCCCACGTGGAGCTGCGCGATGAGCAGGGACACCTGCAGCCCGGCTATGGCTGGATTTTCCCGCTCGGTTCGGATGAGGTGAATATTGGGTGTGGCGCGCTGTCCACAGCGGCCCGTCCCGCCCAGATCAACACGAAGAAGCTGCTTCTGTCCTATGCCGCGCAGCAGCGCGAGCACTGGCAGTTGGAGCCCTCGCGCGAGATCGCCTCGGCGCTGCTGCCGATGGGAGGGGCGATTAGCTCGGTGGCTGGTGCGAACTGGATGTTGCTGGGCGACGCCGCCGCGCTCGTCAACCCCCTCAATGGCGAGGGTATTGACTATGGCATGGAGTCGGCGCGGCTCGCCGTCGAGCTCATGGGGCATACCTCGCGGGTGCGCGAGGCATGGCCACGGTTGCTGCGCGAGCACTATGGCGAGAGTTTCCGCTTGGCGCGGCGGTTGGCGCGCGTGCTCACCTATCCGCAGTTCTTGCCAGCGGCGGGGCCGGTGGCGATGCGCGGAATCGGCGGCCGGGTACTGATGCCGGCTGCGGCGCGGCTCATGGGCAACCTCATCACCGACTCGGATCGGGATCTGGTGGCCCGGGTGTGGCACGGCGCCCAGCGTTCGCTGGGCTGGGTGGACGATACTCCCCTATGGGACTAG
- a CDS encoding glycosyltransferase family 4 protein, whose product MRIGIVAESFLPNVNGVSNSILRILEHIEGTHEAIVIAPGAREFQEEIASYAGAQIVRVPTIRMPLINSLPIGVPVPAVTHALRSFAPDVIHLASPFVLGGYASFSARQLGIPAVAVYQTDVAGFATTYHLTPLAVAAWDWTRIIHNQAARTLAPSSATIAELQEHGVQRVHRWGRGVDAELFHPRRRDTTLRAEWLSHRPGARYVVGFVGRLAAEKGVQRLQALAHREDVQLVIVGDGPERAALGAHLPQAIFTGALSGTALARAYASMDVFVHPGEFETFCQTIQEAQASGVPTIAPRAGGPIDLITDGYNGYLLDVDGFSNQLEQAVDRCLMHLPTLRDDARRSVEPRTWAAVVDQLLEHYEQAIHSPARR is encoded by the coding sequence ATGCGCATCGGAATAGTCGCGGAATCCTTCCTGCCCAACGTCAACGGAGTTAGCAACTCCATCCTTCGCATCCTGGAGCATATCGAGGGCACCCACGAGGCCATCGTGATCGCCCCAGGTGCGCGGGAGTTTCAAGAAGAGATCGCCAGTTATGCGGGCGCGCAGATCGTGCGGGTGCCCACCATCCGCATGCCCTTAATTAACTCTCTTCCCATCGGCGTGCCCGTCCCGGCCGTCACCCACGCCCTGCGTTCCTTTGCCCCCGACGTGATCCACCTGGCGTCGCCTTTCGTGCTCGGCGGCTATGCGTCCTTTTCTGCCCGCCAGCTTGGCATCCCCGCTGTGGCCGTCTACCAAACCGATGTGGCGGGCTTCGCCACCACCTATCACCTCACCCCGTTGGCGGTGGCCGCCTGGGATTGGACGCGCATCATCCATAACCAGGCGGCGCGGACTCTCGCACCCTCCTCAGCCACCATCGCCGAGCTGCAGGAGCATGGGGTGCAGCGGGTGCACCGCTGGGGTCGCGGTGTCGACGCCGAACTCTTCCACCCCCGTCGCCGCGATACAACGCTGCGCGCCGAATGGCTTAGCCACCGGCCCGGGGCGCGCTACGTGGTGGGCTTTGTCGGCCGGCTCGCCGCAGAGAAGGGAGTCCAACGCCTGCAGGCGCTCGCCCACCGCGAGGATGTGCAGCTCGTGATCGTCGGCGATGGCCCCGAGCGCGCCGCCCTCGGCGCCCACCTACCCCAAGCCATCTTCACCGGGGCGCTGTCAGGCACGGCGCTGGCGCGGGCCTATGCCAGCATGGATGTGTTTGTCCACCCCGGTGAGTTCGAAACCTTCTGCCAAACCATCCAAGAAGCCCAAGCCAGCGGGGTGCCCACCATTGCTCCCCGCGCCGGCGGGCCCATCGATCTCATCACCGATGGCTACAACGGCTATCTGCTCGACGTCGACGGTTTCAGTAACCAGCTCGAGCAGGCCGTTGACCGCTGCCTCATGCACCTGCCCACTCTGCGGGATGATGCCCGCCGTTCCGTCGAGCCGCGCACCTGGGCGGCGGTGGTGGATCAACTCCTCGAGCACTACGAGCAGGCCATCCATTCCCCCGCCCGCCGCTAG
- a CDS encoding endonuclease/exonuclease/phosphatase family protein — translation MRTARTVIVQLVLWALVAACGLLILFPHTAPARWLSTRMGVAQVLAFPYLVAGAGLVFALVLGIWGWMRRSAGWGCWSTAAAGCVAMVLALIMGLSPVPAPRGGEQARPAQPSPESITVVTFNSQNTLTASGFGELVDTIDPDIVVLPEAERHRVKVAVAGTEFEDAFIDPDPAGPPVLGPAATQVLVHPRLGTTRPADVPSFEVEAKAGIVTPPAAGEFRVAGVHPVPPMPQLVPAWREQTIAFMRYGEDVEEPVILAGDFNATLRHGPLAARERLTAASEVCSRRAVGTWPADAPVANAWHLHPLRTPIDHVFVSGEFRVVDCDTMPIGQADHLAFIARITRT, via the coding sequence ATGAGAACAGCGCGGACGGTCATCGTTCAGCTTGTTCTCTGGGCTCTCGTAGCGGCCTGCGGGCTTCTCATCCTCTTCCCCCATACCGCGCCAGCACGCTGGTTGAGCACCCGCATGGGTGTGGCCCAGGTGCTGGCTTTTCCCTATCTCGTGGCTGGGGCCGGGCTCGTGTTCGCGCTAGTGCTTGGAATATGGGGGTGGATGCGCCGCAGTGCCGGATGGGGGTGTTGGTCTACCGCTGCGGCCGGGTGTGTAGCAATGGTTCTTGCCCTCATCATGGGCTTAAGTCCGGTGCCCGCCCCGCGGGGAGGGGAGCAGGCGCGCCCCGCGCAGCCCTCGCCCGAGTCCATCACGGTGGTTACTTTTAATAGCCAAAACACGCTCACCGCCAGCGGTTTCGGCGAACTCGTAGACACTATCGATCCCGATATCGTGGTCCTGCCCGAGGCTGAGCGCCACCGAGTGAAGGTGGCGGTGGCTGGCACCGAGTTTGAGGATGCCTTCATCGACCCCGATCCCGCTGGACCGCCAGTCCTCGGCCCCGCCGCCACCCAAGTGCTCGTCCACCCTCGCCTTGGTACCACCCGCCCAGCCGATGTGCCCTCCTTCGAGGTTGAGGCCAAGGCTGGGATTGTGACTCCTCCGGCGGCGGGGGAGTTTCGCGTGGCTGGGGTGCATCCCGTTCCGCCGATGCCACAGCTTGTCCCAGCCTGGCGGGAGCAGACAATAGCCTTTATGCGCTACGGCGAGGACGTTGAGGAGCCTGTGATCCTCGCCGGTGATTTCAATGCCACCCTCCGCCATGGCCCCCTCGCAGCGCGTGAACGTCTCACGGCCGCCAGCGAGGTGTGTTCACGCCGCGCGGTGGGGACCTGGCCCGCCGATGCCCCTGTGGCCAACGCTTGGCACCTTCATCCCCTGCGTACCCCGATCGATCACGTCTTTGTCTCTGGCGAGTTTCGAGTGGTGGACTGCGACACCATGCCTATTGGCCAAGCCGATCACCTCGCCTTCATCGCACGCATCACCCGCACTTAA
- the rplA gene encoding 50S ribosomal protein L1, which yields MSKKHSRRYQELQSKVDKGRIYSPIEAVQLAKDTSSDKYDASVDVAVRLGVDPRKADQLVRGTVSLPNGTGKSVRVVVFAAGPNATAAEEAGADFVGSEDLIEKIQGGWTDFDAAIATPDQMAKVGRVARVLGPRGLMPNPKTGTVTTDVAKAVKEIKGGKIAFRVDKAANLHALIGKASFTPEQLAENYGALIDELLRLKPASSKGIYLKKITVSSTQGPGIPVDTSVVKNYAAKA from the coding sequence ATGAGCAAGAAGCACTCCCGCCGCTACCAGGAGCTCCAGTCCAAGGTGGACAAGGGCCGGATCTACTCTCCGATCGAGGCCGTTCAGCTGGCTAAGGACACCTCCTCTGACAAGTACGACGCATCCGTGGACGTTGCCGTCCGCCTCGGCGTGGACCCCCGCAAGGCTGATCAGCTTGTGCGTGGCACCGTCTCCCTGCCGAACGGCACCGGTAAGTCCGTGCGCGTGGTTGTCTTCGCCGCTGGCCCGAACGCCACCGCCGCTGAGGAAGCTGGCGCTGACTTCGTGGGCTCCGAGGATCTGATCGAGAAGATCCAGGGCGGCTGGACCGACTTCGACGCCGCTATCGCCACCCCGGACCAGATGGCCAAGGTGGGTCGCGTGGCTCGCGTCTTGGGCCCCCGTGGCCTGATGCCGAACCCGAAGACCGGCACCGTCACCACCGATGTGGCCAAGGCTGTCAAGGAGATCAAGGGCGGTAAGATCGCCTTCCGCGTGGACAAGGCTGCTAACCTGCACGCCCTGATCGGCAAGGCCTCCTTCACCCCCGAGCAGCTGGCCGAGAACTACGGCGCTCTCATCGATGAGCTCCTGCGCCTCAAGCCGGCCTCGTCCAAGGGTATCTACCTGAAGAAGATCACCGTCTCCTCCACCCAGGGTCCCGGCATCCCCGTGGACACCTCCGTGGTGAAGAACTACGCCGCTAAGGCCTAA